The following coding sequences are from one Virgibacillus necropolis window:
- a CDS encoding NCS2 family permease, whose protein sequence is MNKLFKLKQNNTNIRTEVVAGFTTFLTMVYIVVVNPAILSGAGIPFEQVFMATVISAVVGTLFMAFFSNYPIAIAPGMGMNAYFASVVASQGYSYQVVLGTVFIAGIIFMLLSLTQLRETLIEAIPPSLKFGITSGIGLFIAFLGLKMSGIVVPNEATMVGFGDLHQPVTLLTLAGLFITLMLMARNIKGALFIGMIITGIIGFFTGQLDFNGFTSVPPTPVFFDMDIGGVFANSLYTIIFAFLLVTIFDTTGTMIGVAEQAGFMKDGKFPRAKSALMADATATTVGSMFGTSPSTAYIESTSGVTVGGRTGLTSLVVAILFALSIFFSPVIGAIADLPAMTAPVLIIVGSFMMEGLARINWKSFDEAFPAFAIILTMPLTSSIATGISIGFITYPLLKLISGKGKDVHWILYLFGVIFILQMIFFPAH, encoded by the coding sequence ATGAATAAACTCTTTAAATTAAAACAAAATAATACAAATATACGAACAGAAGTTGTAGCTGGTTTTACTACTTTTCTTACAATGGTTTATATTGTTGTTGTTAACCCAGCAATTCTTTCTGGTGCTGGAATACCGTTTGAACAGGTATTTATGGCGACTGTAATATCGGCGGTGGTTGGAACATTATTTATGGCATTTTTCTCAAACTACCCAATTGCGATTGCGCCCGGAATGGGGATGAATGCATATTTTGCGAGTGTTGTTGCTTCGCAAGGATACTCATATCAGGTTGTTTTAGGTACGGTGTTTATCGCTGGTATTATTTTTATGTTATTAAGTTTAACGCAGCTACGCGAAACATTAATTGAAGCAATTCCTCCTTCCTTAAAATTCGGAATTACATCTGGTATCGGACTGTTTATCGCTTTTCTAGGATTAAAAATGTCTGGCATTGTAGTGCCGAATGAAGCGACAATGGTTGGATTTGGTGATTTACATCAACCAGTTACATTGTTAACGCTAGCTGGGTTGTTCATTACGTTAATGTTAATGGCAAGAAACATAAAAGGTGCATTATTTATTGGAATGATTATAACTGGTATTATTGGTTTTTTTACCGGCCAACTTGATTTTAACGGTTTTACTTCTGTACCACCTACACCAGTATTTTTTGACATGGATATAGGAGGTGTATTTGCGAACAGTCTTTATACGATTATTTTTGCTTTTTTACTTGTCACGATATTTGATACAACCGGAACAATGATTGGGGTAGCAGAACAGGCTGGTTTTATGAAGGATGGAAAATTTCCTCGTGCAAAATCTGCGCTGATGGCCGATGCAACTGCTACGACAGTTGGTTCTATGTTTGGGACAAGTCCATCAACGGCATATATTGAGTCTACTTCAGGTGTAACGGTTGGCGGACGTACTGGTCTAACATCGCTTGTAGTGGCGATATTATTTGCACTATCTATATTTTTCTCCCCAGTAATTGGAGCTATCGCTGATTTGCCAGCAATGACAGCACCTGTACTAATTATTGTCGGAAGCTTTATGATGGAAGGCTTGGCCCGGATTAATTGGAAGTCTTTTGATGAAGCATTTCCGGCGTTTGCAATTATTTTAACCATGCCGTTAACATCTAGTATTGCAACAGGAATTTCAATTGGATTTATCACGTACCCTTTACTGAAATTGATCAGTGGTAAAGGGAAAGATGTGCATTGGATATTATATTTGTTCGGAGTTATTTTTATCCTGCAAATGATCTTTTTCCCAGCACATTAA
- the odhB gene encoding 2-oxoglutarate dehydrogenase complex dihydrolipoyllysine-residue succinyltransferase: protein MKEIKIPELAESITEGTIAEWLVKKGDKIEKGDPVVELETEKVNVEVNSDFAGVLVEIVSEEGEDVEVGDIIAKVDENGEAGGETSEEEAPKEEPKEEKKEQSPKQEQKESPKKEEKSDEGKQDVIASPAARKRARELGIDLSSISPRDPLGRIRPEDVDAATKGSSDKKEEKSAKKEQSKSSEKTEFDKPVERVKMSRRRQTIAKRLVEVQHESAMLTTFNEVDMTAVMNLRSKRKDNFLKKHDVKLGFMSFFTKAVVGALKEFPLINAEIQGKELVLKKFYDIGIAVSTDEGLVVPVVRDADRLDFAGVEREIGNLGKKAQNKELQMNDLQGGTFTITNGGTFGSMLSTPILNAPQVGILGMHNIIKRAMVMPDDSIEVRPMMYLALSYDHRVVDGKEAVQFLVRIKQLLEDPYDLLLEG from the coding sequence GTGAAAGAAATTAAGATACCAGAGCTTGCAGAATCTATTACAGAAGGAACTATTGCCGAATGGTTAGTTAAAAAAGGCGATAAAATTGAAAAAGGCGATCCAGTTGTTGAATTAGAAACAGAGAAGGTAAACGTGGAAGTCAACTCAGATTTCGCAGGTGTTCTAGTAGAAATCGTAAGCGAAGAAGGCGAAGATGTTGAAGTTGGGGATATTATCGCCAAAGTAGATGAGAATGGGGAAGCTGGTGGCGAAACTTCTGAGGAAGAAGCACCAAAAGAAGAACCGAAAGAAGAGAAAAAAGAGCAATCACCTAAACAGGAACAAAAAGAATCTCCAAAGAAAGAAGAAAAATCAGACGAAGGTAAGCAAGATGTAATTGCATCTCCTGCGGCGAGAAAGCGTGCACGTGAGTTAGGCATTGATTTAAGCTCAATCAGCCCTCGTGATCCACTGGGCCGTATTCGTCCTGAAGATGTTGATGCAGCAACTAAGGGATCTTCTGATAAAAAGGAAGAAAAATCAGCTAAAAAGGAACAATCGAAGAGCTCTGAAAAAACTGAGTTTGATAAGCCGGTAGAACGTGTTAAAATGTCTCGTCGTCGTCAAACAATTGCAAAACGTCTTGTAGAAGTTCAACATGAGTCGGCAATGTTAACTACCTTTAATGAAGTAGATATGACAGCTGTTATGAACTTACGTAGTAAACGGAAAGATAATTTCTTAAAGAAACACGATGTGAAATTAGGATTTATGTCATTTTTCACAAAAGCAGTAGTTGGCGCATTGAAGGAATTTCCATTAATTAACGCAGAAATTCAAGGAAAAGAACTAGTATTGAAAAAATTCTATGACATTGGTATTGCAGTATCAACAGATGAAGGACTAGTAGTTCCAGTAGTTCGTGACGCAGATCGCCTTGATTTTGCAGGTGTTGAACGTGAGATTGGAAACTTAGGTAAGAAAGCGCAGAATAAAGAATTACAAATGAACGATTTACAAGGTGGAACATTCACTATCACAAACGGCGGGACATTTGGTTCTATGTTATCAACACCAATTCTAAACGCTCCACAGGTTGGTATTCTTGGAATGCATAACATCATCAAACGAGCAATGGTAATGCCAGATGATTCGATTGAAGTTCGTCCAATGATGTATCTTGCGTTGTCCTATGACCACCGTGTTGTTGATGGAAAAGAAGCAGTACAATTTTTAGTTCGTATTAAACAACTACTTGAAGATCCATATGATTTACTGTTAGAAGGATAG